The Acidobacteriota bacterium genomic interval GCCGCATTGGGATTGAGGACGGCGTACCGCCCGGTCGGCGCGTCCAGATCGCCCCGCAGCTCGTCGACGAGCGGGGATGGCGGCGCCTCCAGCGGGAACGACCAGGCGACGGCGCTCGGTTCCGACTCCCCCACCGCGGCCAGGATGCCCAGGTTGCGATCGATCACATGCCGGGGATTTCCGGGGTGAATCGTCTCGTCGTAGCCCCAGCCCGCCCACCGCTCGCGCAGGAACGGCGCCGCGAACCCGACCCGGCGCGTGGCGCCGCTCAGCCATACCGCCGCCGCCGACTTGGCGAGCCCCTGCAGATCGAGGGCGACGTCGTAGCCGCCGTCCCGAAGCTCGCGCCGGAACGCGAGCCACGCGGCGACCGCCGGACGGCTGCGTGACGCCAGGACGATGGGCCGGTCGATCACCGGAGTCAGCTCGAGCAGTTCGGCGTAGCGCTCGTCCACGGCCCAGTCGACGGTCGCGTCGGGGAACTTGCGGCGGAGAGCCGCAGCCACCGGCAGCGTGTGGATGATGTCGCCGACCGCGCCCAGCCGGACGATCAGCAGGCGCATCGAGAATGCGTCACTCCGGGTCGCCCACGGCGCCCTGGCCGGCCGCGCCGGCGGCAGGCCGCGCAGCATCCAGGCTCGCGGCGGCGGCGCGGATCCGGTCGAGCAGGTCGCGCGTCGAATGATCCTTCGGGTCGCCGACGATCGCCGTCCGACCGCCCGACGCCGCGACCACGTCGCGCTCGGGGACCGTCGCCGCCGTGTAGTCGGTGCCCTTGCAATGGACGTCGGGGCGGATTCGTTCGATCACCGGCGCCACCGTCGGGCCGGAGAAGAGGACGACGTAGTCGACCATCGCCAGCGCGGCGATGAGCTCGGCGCGTTCTTCCTCCGGATGGAGCGGCCGGCCGTCGCCCTTGAGGGCGCGCACCGAGTCGTCGTCGTTGACGGCG includes:
- the waaC gene encoding lipopolysaccharide heptosyltransferase I, encoding MLRGLPPARPARAPWATRSDAFSMRLLIVRLGAVGDIIHTLPVAAALRRKFPDATVDWAVDERYAELLELTPVIDRPIVLASRSRPAVAAWLAFRRELRDGGYDVALDLQGLAKSAAAVWLSGATRRVGFAAPFLRERWAGWGYDETIHPGNPRHVIDRNLGILAAVGESEPSAVAWSFPLEAPPSPLVDELRGDLDAPTGRYAVLNPNAAWPTKRWPPERFAAIATHLRDAHGLPAVVVWGPGDGESSAVAAVDASDGAATLAPESSLAELAALLQGAALVVSGDTGPLHLAAALGVPVVGLYGPSDPARNGPWAEADVVVAAECDCYRQRARSGPEGRMARHCTAPSWCLDRLEVAQVCAAIDRRLGGADPRTDA
- a CDS encoding adenylyltransferase/cytidyltransferase family protein; this translates as MGRVVSADELEAVVAAERAAGRTVALANGCFDLLHVGHVRYLAGAAREADRLVVAVNDDDSVRALKGDGRPLHPEEERAELIAALAMVDYVVLFSGPTVAPVIERIRPDVHCKGTDYTAATVPERDVVAASGGRTAIVGDPKDHSTRDLLDRIRAAAASLDAARPAAGAAGQGAVGDPE